TCAAGCAACTAGTGGACAGTCTCATCTACCTTATTGCTATTAGGCCTGATCTCAGTTTtgtagtgagctacatttcacactTCATGACAGCCCCCAAGGTTGATCATTGGGTAGCAACAAAGCGTGTGTTGCGTTATGTGAAGGGCACTTATGATTTTGGTCTTTTGTACAAAAAATGTCACGATCCTAGACTCATTGGTTTTACAAACTCAAATTGGGCAGGTTCTATTGATGACAGAAAATCATGATCTGGGTATGTTTTCAGTTTGGGAtttggtgcagtcacatggactagcAAGAAGTAGCAGGCAATGGCTCTTTCCTCAACAAAAGCAGAGTATCGAGGAACAATTAAGGCAACTTGTGAGGCAGTTTGTCTTCAAAGGATGCTTTCAGACATGCAGATGTCCCAAGCAGATCCTACTCCCCTTTACTATGACAACTAAGGGGTGCTCAAACTgaccaagaatccagtcttccatgagagAACCAAGCATGTTGAACTTCATTGACACTTCATTCGGAAGATGGTTGAAGGCAGATCAGTTCAGTTGTTGTATGTTCCGACAGAGGATCAAACAacagatattctcaccaagtctctgggccttgacaagtttgtaaaatttagggggcaactgGGTGTAGTTaaaggagggtattagaataatatctttataaTTGTTTagttaatggtcaataatgtaataTATTGTACATATTAGATGGTTTCTAATTTCTTTAGTTTACAATTGTTTCATAATAGAAACATCGTCCTTGTAATTGCTATATGTACATCTTCATTCATTTAATAAATTATGCAATTACCTGAACAAAGATGTTTACTTCAAAacaaactcttgcattagattccAAGGAATGTGATCCTGATAGATTACCAGTAAGAAATCAACAAAAGGGCTAGACAATGTTCTTTGTGCAAGGCTAAAAGTGTTCTAATAGACAATGAAACCCATTTACAAGGGTATTTATGTTGGGAATTAAGTTCTTGGTTAAGATTTCGCTTCTAACATTGAATGATCCATATCATTCCCTCGACCCTCCCCAAACAAAATTTCCATAAGTCCTAAACTATGAAATTTATATGAATGAATCCAAACACACTTTGGAATGCTTGCTTTCAAGGAATTTTGTGTTGGTTTTCCTTGTTTTCTTCCAAAACTTTCTTGCTCAAACATATTTTAGGTCGTTATTGAACTTCCTCTATATACTTCTATTTGTACCCATTATATTCAGCTAAAGACTTTAAAATCATCTAACTTTGTAGAAAAATAACATTTAAtgaaaatttgcaacaaaacataACTTGGTAAGCAAAACATAGAACGACGGATTCACCAAATCTTATAACTTTAACTATAGAATATCAAAATTTACTAACTTCTATTTTCATGCATAAAATGTATTCTTAATAAAACAATAGAACTTGAGATAGCAATCCACTATACTTATATTAGACTTCAATATATTGTtgactcttttccttcattgtcattCATTACTAATTCAATTATTGCTCTCATTCATGATTGAATGTCAAAAGTATAGTTGGAAAACTTGGACTTGGCAGCCAAAAAAATTGACTTAGACTAAACAAAAAATGTAACATAGAAAAAACATAGTtacaccaaaaaaaaaagaaattaatgcattcatAGAACACATTATTCTAAGGGATGAGGGCCCAAGATCGATTGGCTAAAGAATCCTATTGCAGGTAAGAGGTCACAAGGTCCACTCTCCCCCTATCCCTGTGGTACCAGAAGACGTACCATACCTAGGTCGTCGATCAAGTGAAGAAGTTTATCAAAAACACTACAATTTATAGGGTGGGCTACCCAATTCCTATAGTCTAAACAAAAAAGAATGCATTATTCTATTTCGGTTGTCAAATTctcataattcaaagattacacATCAAATAACCCTCAAACGTTCAGAATTTGAAATTACTAGGTTTTGGAGTCAAAGAATAcattgttttacaacaaaattataaataatGATTGTATATAAGAGTACTATAACTATTTACTAAGTCAAAAAACAGCCAAATACAAACTAAATCCTTCTCTTCCTCCTCCTAGTGTAACCTAAACTTTCATGCCTCAAATTAGAAGGTACACCAATATCAACATGAGGACTAATTGTTTCCtcaaaaatgtcttcatcttcctccaATCCATCCACCTCTCCTTGAGTTGTTTATCTCTCTAATTCAGCAGATTTTCATCAACAAATATGATATCATTATGtcattcttcaacaatcaaatcaaaaaatggatcaatgtcatccaagtcaatggTATCATGAGAAGGACCCTCCACCTTTTTAGTTCAAAAGCACAAGTTGtactagacaaagaaaacatcattgaGCAACTCTTATGTCAACATGTGTCTCTTTTTGGTGTGAATGCTCTAAAATAAACTCCAATTATTTCCACACCAAATGCACTACAATTCTCTACAAAGTGAGAAAGTTGGCTCCAAATCATGTCACCCCCAAGTGTACAAATTCCTTGCCATTCATCTACTCTCATTAGAAAAAGTACCCAAGCTTGATTGTAGATAAATATGGTAATTTGTCTAGCATCTTCAACCACACCTTTGACCCATCCAATATCACTTCACAACATTCTCGGCCCGAACCTCCTAGATCACCTCTCTAACAAGTTGCACAAAGTCTTGGCATTTTTTACTTCGCATGAGGCATCTACATACTTCTAGAACACCAATGTGCCACTTGAAGCGACTTAAAAATTAAGAGTGCTATACTTGCTATCTATCCATCCATCAAATAGTGTCGCAAACCTTGATCCACCATACTTTCTTATGATCATCAACTACAAGACGTGTACTTTTTATGCCTTCAATTAGCAATGGCCCACTAAAATTCCTAGTTGTTGGCGTCTTAAACCCCCTACTAGCGACTGCCAATGCATTTACCAACCCTTCCCAATATGGGTTGCTCACCACATTGAAGGGCATATTATTGTTGTGCAATTTTGTGACTACCGCCCGAGCTTCATTGTATTTCTCTTTGTTCCAAGCAGTATTATCAAACAATGGTTGTGCCCCAAGAACATTGCGAGGAATACATAAATTTGGTGAAGATGGAAGGCACCTAGAACTCCCTTAAATTTCACTAGTGCAAGAAAGTGGATGTCAAACACATGGGCTAATAAAAGAATCTATTAGATGAATACATATTGCAACTCACCGCCAATGCCACTACATCCCTTCTCCACTTCCTTTCCATTTTCTTCGTATTAAAACTAGTAAGATAGGCATCCATTTCTCTCCTCACTTCATCAAGGACTCAGTATACACCTTCACATCATGTCCAAGTATCTGATCAAGGTGGCATTTCAACCCATTGATTCCTCATGCCATAAGATACCCAtcaaaattacccctaaccctgcCCTTGCCATCACCCATTTTGCCATGCTTCCATGCAAGGTCTTTCTCACCGCTACCTTGCATTGAACTTGTAATTGATGATTTAACATAGCAAAAAAGAATGAGAAAAAGAAACGCAATGCCTTTGTTTTTAGATTcttaatttgaaattcaaaaaacaaaaaaggaaaaaagttAGATACATATTTTTGACAGTTTCACTCTATAAACTCTATAAAATCTTCAAAATACACCTCCCAAACCCTCCTCTCTCAACATTCCAATTACTCCTCCACACCTATGGAAGGCAAAATAtgcaacaacaaaaaatgaaatgagaATCTAGGCACATACATTTATGTTTTTCACACAAGAGAGTCTAACATTGGAACTTGTGAATCTAATGGCAAGAGGCAGTTGCACTTTTTGATGGAATTGGGTGATTCAGCAAACCATACTCAATGTGAATCTTGGTGAATCACCACAATTGATTGGCAAACTTGTTATTAGAATAATGTCTTTATTCagttatttaatggtcaatattgtaataTATTGTAAATATTAGTAGTTTCTATTTTTGCATTCGTTATCAGTTGTTTCTTATTAGAAACATTGATCTCTTGTAATCTATTTAATGAACTTTCAATCATTCATTTTTTACCAATTACTCTcgtaatatggtatcaaagcattaggaaaaaaaatttaaTCCTAATTaccaattagtggaaattttcaaaattattccagTTAAATTTCAAAACCCGTCTAAGGTTTTCCAGTCTTTCCTGGCTCCTGTTTGTTTTTTCCCGTGCATGGCTCTTTCCTCTATTCATGCCCACGTCTGCTAAGCTACCTTGCGATCTGTGTGGCTAGGGTTCGTCGTGCGGATTTCTTTCTCCTGCTTTTGCGTTCATTTGTGGCTTAGGTTTTTTCACAGGCTTCCTATCTGAAGGGTTTTGCATTTTTTTAACAAATCGCATTGCATTTTTCAGTCCATTGGGTTTTTGAAGCTTGCAATTTTTTCGCATGATTTTCCGCACGACTCTTGGTTCTCGCGATCTTCATTTCGCAATTTTTTGCGTCTAAACTCGTGTGTGATCTATGTGCATTCCACAGCCCCTTCCCACGCGACGCGATTTTTTGCGTTTGTGGTGGATTATTTCTTGTGCGACGGAATTTTTTCGTGTCGGCTCTAGATTAGCAACGCCATTGTTTGAGTATATGTTGGGCATCGCCATTTACAAGCACGATTTTTTCGGGATTCTACTTCCTCCCAGTCTGCGGCTAGGATTTTTACCCTTTGTATTTTTTCCGTGCCTGTGTAAAAATCTTTTGCACTTCTATATCCAACAACGAGGGTTTCTATCAATTTACTGCAGATTCTTCAAGCCGCTTAGGGTTTATATCAAACCCTGTCTTTTTTCTGCGGCTAGGGCACACATTTCCAAGAACATTTATTTCGGGTTTTTCGCAATCTCATCTAGGTCTCTCTCAAATTTTTCTGGGTCCTCCAAAATTCATACCTTGGGATCCGTGCCCGATAATTTTTAATCCTACCTCAAAATCAATGCATTTATTCTGCCTCAATTTTGGTCATTACACATCACATTTATGCGAGTTCACCCATTGACTATCTCTTGCCTCAATATTTGTGGCACCATTCGGTCAACCAACTTTGACCTCAATTTTTCCTGATGGTATATTTGACGAATATTCTGCTCAAGAGGAGtcaaaaattcaacaacaatacCTGGAAGCAACGGATGCTCACAATATTTGAGTATCGTGTCATCAATCAATTGGTCCTTGGAAAGACCAAACATCCTTTTGCAGTCGGTCTTGATCAAACCAATTTTGATGAACAAAATCGTGAAGTTGTCATGCTCATCCAGATTTCAATGACCGATGATTAACTTCCTCAAATACCTTTCGGCAAAACAGTTGCCAAGATATGGGAGCATCTCAAGACACCACATGAGACGTCTGATAAGAGTAGAGCCTTCTTTCTGAAAAATATGCACTTCTCTATAGTCATGGATGAGTGAAAATCCCTTCAGGAGCATCTCAATCGGATCAAAGACATTTGTGACGACTTAGAAGCCATCGATTGAAATATGGAGGACATGGTCACCATCACCTTGAAAAGTTTGCCAAATACCTACGATCATTTTGTCGAAACACTCAACATCACCTCAACCGGTGTTGATCAAAAGTTCGTTGATCTTTGCACTAAACTTTTGCAGCAAGATCGGTGGAAGTAGTAGTTTGGCAGTAGTACCAGCTCATCCTCTATAGAACAAGCATTCACAACCAAATCCTTTcataaggataaaggcaaatctcaaTCTTCTCAACAGAAGAACTTTGCTCTGTCATCAGAAGGCTCGAAGAAGAAAAGTGTTCAATGCAATTACTgccataaatttggtcatatgaaacTTGAGTGTCGTAAACACTTAGCTGCACAGGCCAAGCAAAGCGGTTCAGAGCCTAAAGCAAATGTAGCAGAGCACATTGAGCAGAGCAAGTTTGCCTTttatgccttcatggctaaaagacctacAAACCATGTCAAATCTTTTGCCTGGTATATAGATTAAGGTGCCTCATGCCACTTCACTCATCGTCGAGATTGCTTCATTGATTTTCAGGCTTACTCAAATTCCGTTATTTTTGGAGGGGAGGAGTACACCGTTGTTAGAAAGGGCAATGTGCAGATTCAATTTGGGGGGAGGAAATTGATTTTCCTCAACATGTACTATGTCCCAGGAATGGAACTCAACCTTCTCTTGGTCAATCAAATTCTAAGACATTCTCCTCGGCTCAACGTGACCTTCAATTCACATCAGTGCAGTATCATTGATTAGGAGACTCGGTCTATTGTTGTCGTGggtcttgaggatcatggtctattcAGACTAGTTGATTCTGGTAATTCTTAGGAGCTTGCCATGGTAGCCAAGCGCTCCTTTGTTAGTACACTCTGGCATCAACGTTATGGGCACTTACATGTGCAAAATCTTTCTCAACTTGTTTGAGAAGATCTTGTCATTGGACTGCCAAAGATTCAAACCCAGAACCTCGGAGTTTGCAAAGCATGTCAGGTTGGGAAGCAACATCGGACTCCATTTTCGGATGGCGACTCCTGGACAGCTTCTAAGGTACTACAACTGGTCCATGTTGAAATTTGTAGACCTATGGCTACTCCTGTTACTGGGTTCaggtatttttcaatttttgttgatTATTTCAACCGAAAAATGTGAGTGTATTTTCTTCATCAAAAATCAGAGGTGTTTGTTTACTTTCAAAAAGTTCTAATcattagtagaaaaagagtctagTCAACATATTGTTACTCTTCGGTATGATAATGGGGGAGAAGTTTGTTCTTCTGCCTTCTCTCATTTCTGTGAACAACATGGCATCAAGCGCCAACTCACTACACCTTACACCCCTCAACAAAACGGTGTCGTTGAGCAAAGAAACCGCATAATTACCGAAATGGCCCGGTCTATGTTTGAATACAAGAGTATTCCGAAGAAGTTTTAGGCTGAAGCAGTTAACACTACAGCCTATCTTCTGAATCGATCTCCTACTGTGTTTTTGATGAGGAACGAGGATCATTTCAGCTCTCTCCTCCAATAGTGGATTCAgaggatcagcctttgaaggcttTAGACTTCGGTGTCCATCTTCCATTAGGCTCACCTGATGGGAGGGCTCCAGCCGTTCCAATTCCTACGCCTACACTAGTTCCTTCTCCTGCAGGATCACCTAGACACGCAACTACACCACTTGACTTTCCTCAGGATTCCTCCGATCTTCTATTTGATGAACCTGATCCTGTTGCACCTCCTGCATCTGATGTTGGCACTTCTACTCTTTGGCCTAAATAGTGGGTTAAGACACTtgttgatcttcatgatgatgagctcatcgaGGGTAGAACTGCTTGAAAGAAGAGCAAGCAACCTCATtatgtcaattttgctctcatggccaacattcacagtgtgTATGAACCTCAAACATACACAGAGGCGAAAAGGATACCTAAGTGGGAACAAGCTATGGCAACTAAGCACCAAAGCTTGCTGAATAATAACACTTGGGTTCTATcagatcttccttcagggaagaaacccattggatGCAAATGGGTCAATGAAGTCAAATACAAGgctgatggtactttggataagtacaatgCTCGTTTTGTTGCCGAAGGCTTCTCTCAAcgtaaaggaattgattatgaggaaaccttTGCTCCGACAGCAAAGATGAGCACCATCAGATTAGTCCTAGCCATGGCAGCTCAGGGTAGCTGGaaggtccatcaaatggatgtcaagagtgccttcttgaatggtgagTTACAAGAAaaggtctacatgacgcaacctcctGGATTCAACGTTGTCGGAAAAGAACACCAAGTACTCAAACTGgcgaaagcactctatggcctgaaacaagctcctcgagcatggtacatgaaaattgataagtacctcacTGATCACGGTTTCAAGAGGAGTCCTTCTGACTCAAATCTCTATGTCAAGACTACTAGCAGTGATATCATCATTCTGgttatttatgttgatgatttgatcatcacTAGTAGTCTGGCATCTTTGATTCAAGGAATCAAGCAAAATTTATGCCAGTCTTTTGACATGACCGACTTTGGGCTTTTGCACTACTacctaggtgttgaggtttggcggcagtctcatggcatcttcatctctcagtccaaatatgtcaggACTCTGCTAGACAAGTTATGAATGCAAGACTGAAAacctgcatctacacctatggagaaaggcctgtagttgtcaatcaaatcaattcTCCAATTAAGAATAAATCAAATTTCAGGCAACTAGTGGCAGTTTAATAtatctcactgccactagacctAATCTGAGCTATGCAATGAGTTACATTTCCCACTTCATGACAACTCCTACATCAGATCATTAGGTCGCAACGAAGACAAATCCTATGCTATGTCAAGGGCACTTCAAACTTTGGTATCTTTTATGGACAGACCAAAGATCCCAGACTCGTCAGTTTCACAGATTCGGATTCGACAGGCTCTGTTGATGACAGGAAGTCCACATCCAAGTATGTCTTCAATTTGGGCACATGTGTTGTCACTTGGACCAGTAAGAAGCAACAAATTGTAACTCTTTCCTTGACCGAAGTTGAATATCGAGGAACAGTCAAagcagcttgtgaggcagtttggctttgaAGGATGCTTTCCGACATTCAGTTGTCTCAAGTAGGTCCTACACCCCTCttttgtgacaatcaaggggtgttgAAACTCGCCAAAAATTCAGTCTTCCATGAGCGAaccaagcatgttgagcttcattgtcacttcatcCGCAAGCTGGTTGAAGATGGATCCATGGATTTGCAATATGTTCCTACTGAGGACCAGACTGCAAATATTGTCACCAAGTCCCTACATCCGAATAAGTTTATGAAGTTCAAGGGGCAAGTTGGTGTAGTAGACGGAttaaccattaagggagggtattcgAATAATGTCTTTATTCagttatttaatggtcaatattgtaataTATTGTAAATATTACTAGTTTCTATTTTTGCATTTGTTACCAGTTGTTTCTTATTAGAAACATTGATTTCTTGTAATCTATTTAATGATCTTTCGATCAGTCATAAATACATTCATTTTTTACCAATTACTCTCGTAATACTTGTGAATCACATTGAGTCCACACCATGTTTTTGAACTATGGATGAAAGAAATAAGATCAAATGGTAAATCATTAAGGATTTCATATTAGAATCCTATGTTTAAATCCCTAGATATTTAATATGCTTAGATGTCTAAATGTTGAGTGTTTAATCTTGTAATCTAACACATTCAATACCAAAGTTACCAAGTTCAAATAATTGGATTCATTGAGGAGTTCAAAAAAGCTGAGGATTTCCAgaaaaaatatcaataaaaattTTAAATGAATCGAAATTTATATTGCCAAATTGGATAAATTCTATACCAAATTTCTATATGAATTGAAATTCTATATCAAATTGGAAGAGAGACTTTTCAAATAAGATGTTAATCCAATCTTACGCGTAGCTTAGAAAATGCCACACTCTCAACAGACTAAGCCAAGCTCAATTTCTAGGCACATTTGACTAACGAGATATCTCTCACCAATGGAAAATATGTCAAACACTCCTACGAAGTTACCAACGACCACTTCCCACCAAACGGGGAAAAAAGACATTCAAATCCAATGCAAAATTATCTTTGAGCAATCCTTTTCACAACTCCGTCTCGGTTGTTTCTTTTTCAGCATAGTAACGCAAAATAATCATCAAACCCTAACTAAAAATTAGGGCTAAGAAAGTACCGTAGCTTTGTTAACGAGGAAGGCCGCTTCGACAGTCGATCGAATGTCCTCCTCGCTCTTGATGAGCCGCTTCACTCTCGCCATGGGGAACACCATGCTTGCAGGGCTCTCCACCTTCATAACCTTGTTGTGCGAAGTTTTAGGAGGATGGTTAGGAGTTTGTTctatttcttcctcctcttcatccttcttcactATATTTGGGCCATTGATGGTGAAATTTCGTTCTACGTCTCCATGAACGGCTTCTTCGCTAGAACCTGAAGCACCCTGGGAGGAAGAGTCTGAGATTGTATGGATTACTTTAGCCATGGACAGAGTGCTGCTGTCAAGAGCCAATAGCTGAAACGAGCTCtcctatattttttttattttcaatttcaagggGGGGAAAGTGGACGACAAAGTTTAAGCATGGGGGAACTCCTagatttgaaaattgcatccatataataATGAAAAGGGAACTCCGAGAAAGTCAAGACGGGGAAACTCTTATGGGAATATGTAATATTAGGGAACTCCTAGAAACTATTAGATTTGAAAGTGGAGATAACTGATTTTATCATCTGATTATTGAGTATAATTCATAACGAAAATGATAAGTTGTTAAATTATTCTATTTATCATtttcatttataaaaaaataaaaaataaaaataataagaaaaagtAAGATTTATCTAAAATTTCATAACTGATTTTATCATCTGATTATTGAGTATAATTCATAACGATAATGATGAGTTCTTAAATTATTCTATTTATCATtttcatttataaaaaaataaaaaataaaaataataagagaAAGTAAGATTTATCTAAAATTTCAATTGAATAATAATTTAAgcaagaaaaaaatatattttaaaattaagattaaattaaATCTTAAATCTTATGGTGGTATGAGAAAGACCAAAACATTATTAATCTTACCTCGCAACTAGAATCACCCAAACTAGAATGGTAGAGATTATCTTGACTATTCAATCCTATCGAGTAGTGgcctcatcgaggaaacaaagtACATGGGGCATAAAATAATTGGGGTTAGTAGAGAGGCTATTGTTACAACTTGCACCCCACCAAATTGATTCTAATGAATGGAATTCATTGACAATTTGTAAGTATAGTTTGGAATCCATCGCTCACAAATCATAATGGTGGGACCGAGCAATCTACCATACACTGTCAAAATTCTTTCTAAAAATAGGAATTTACCATTATCTTAAAGTTCTCTATACATATAATAAATGTCTTCTTAAAAACTTGGCATCTTCTGATAAACATTGATATAAATGTTAATAGTTCATCCATCACTACAATTGAACAAAATATCTTCTCAACCCATTAAGGTGAGCATTAATTGAAATGGATATTTCATCCACTATAACACATTAACTTATTTATAGCATTGTAAAGGAAAATACACTAccattaattttaatttaagataatgataaaatcaaaacaaaacatgtATAATTTACTTACACTAATTGAAATGGTAGCTAGGAAAGATAGACTGTATAAATCAATGTTATTTACAACAATTAAACTACAAATAAATCAAGTACTAAGATCATGGAACTAAGATGAAGATAAAACCCAATGCATCATTTCATTTGCCTAATTATGAAAATAGATAATTCAGATATATTCATTGTTTAGACTTCTTGTGCAAAAATATAACTAACATTGGATTGATTTTGTGGTTCAATTATATAACACATAAAGGATTGTCCTTATTTGTATAGTGCaaaaatttgctatccagtttgttGTGAACGTGAGGGAAAGATAGCACAATGGTAAATGGTTAGTTAAAACACAAATAAAGAGAAACATTCAAATAAACTTAACCAAAACACCATTATACCTTTGCAAGCTTCCACTTgttcctcggattgagcttgatgaagtgaaggcacccctttgattgctccacttgatgtgctcttttgcttgttgtggatgtggattgctctcaagtgctcaacaagattgATGGATTGAGGATTTGGATGTGGATGAtggataaaaggatttgatagaggattatgagaaAAGTATGATAGGAGGAGAAATTGGCAAcataaggatagaagaatggaagacctattgatttgagaaggaaagatgctccaatttatagattggatgaggccagtggagggccaagattgatttgcttatgaaaggctaagattgattcaagatagtggacatggatcaaggatgcattggagaaataaaaaggaatataaaattcattGAGAAGATGGGGGAAAGAAAACTTTAATTTCAAAGTGAGAATGCATGggcgattcaaagaaatttgaatttcttttagaggctcaatgttgatgtgacgtgagtgggggaatttaaaattggagagtaatgataagtgagattatgagagattctagaagaattaattaggcgaagtgggattaggaaaagtgatttgtaggaatgacatgactaggttaattaattagaatcaaTTAACTGAGTGGgctttagaagacttaatgatttggTTGAATTTAgtagaataggggaataattaatttatttgataaattaattactgGACAGtggtgacaagattaattaaattagatttaattaacactaagaGGAACAAGgttaacacaattaaatcaattaattatgttgacaggcttaaattgattaaatattaatttaattaatttttaggtgtctacgtgTTATATTGTTATTCTTTGTTGACTATGTAGGGTTCACATTATCATAGATATGCATTAGGGAAGTTACTCAATTACAAGGGTCAAGTTCTTGTAGGTTGACCCCCTTGATTAAATCAACTTTACAATAATGACAAAGATTAGCAAATAGCGTACAAGTGATCTAGATGTTGATACTAACATAATATTATAATTCATTTAATCCatgtaaataataaaattataataaagcATTCACAAACATGGATTTTAGAAATATCAAAATAGGTCAAAAACTAAGTGTAGGGATAGATATTGAATGAAGTTGAATAGCAAGAAAAAACAAAGATTGTACCATAATTCTTGTGGTCTCATGGAGTTTACAAAATTTATAGTTATGTTTATTAATAATATGCATGCTATAATTCAAAATCCAAACCAAACAAGCATTTCTTTAGCTTCCAATGATTGTAGAAATTCTTCTTGGGCCTAAGAGAATTAGGTTGTCATGAGAAATCAATATATAGCGGCTTGCATTGATTTGGAAATCATGAGAGGAATAAATAACATTGTATTGAGTGAGTGAGGAAAGTGCCAACTATATATAGTTGTTTATAGAGGTCGAGATGATAAAATTGTCATTAAAAAGAAAGGGAC
The nucleotide sequence above comes from Cryptomeria japonica chromosome 11, Sugi_1.0, whole genome shotgun sequence. Encoded proteins:
- the LOC131049498 gene encoding DNA polymerase II subunit B3-1, which codes for MAKVIHTISDSSSQGASGSSEEAVHGDVERNFTINGPNIVKKDEEEEEIEQTPNHPPKTSHNKVMKVESPASMVFPMARVKRLIKSEEDIRSTVEAAFLVNKATEKFLEQFLEDSLEYVPEENKTILGYKQLSLVVANQKRYEFLADFVPQKIRAAEALSQKASAEN